From Opitutales bacterium, one genomic window encodes:
- a CDS encoding PhoH family protein codes for MPSTKLTFDNSRQLDSLYCGDPSNLERIEKTFQVSLVTRDNWLEIDGLSEEIQHVEDLLNFLRTARSQGMNIRQGDFDYMLGVVEQGRSDELTELFDNPLVLKLRKKSIVPKTVNQKRYLSFILNNEVVFGAGPAGTGKTYLAMAAALQSLINGEVEKIILTRPAVEAGEALGFLPGDLEEKILPYLRPLYDAMYDMLGKEDTHRLMERGNIEIAPLAYMRGRTLSNAYILLDEAQNTTPEQMIMFLTRLGQNARMIITGDISQVDLPRQRMSGLKEAVHVLANVGGIKVFYFDKSDVVRHPLVQKIINAYERHQSSPGRSDFVNL; via the coding sequence ATGCCTTCGACCAAGCTGACTTTCGACAATTCTCGACAACTCGATTCGCTTTACTGCGGCGATCCAAGCAATCTGGAAAGGATCGAAAAAACGTTTCAAGTATCACTCGTGACGCGAGATAATTGGCTGGAAATTGATGGCCTCAGTGAGGAAATTCAGCACGTTGAAGACTTACTCAACTTCCTGCGCACAGCACGATCGCAAGGCATGAACATACGTCAGGGCGACTTCGACTACATGCTCGGAGTGGTCGAACAAGGGCGCTCGGATGAATTGACCGAGCTTTTTGATAACCCACTCGTTCTCAAGCTGAGGAAGAAGTCTATTGTCCCCAAAACCGTTAATCAAAAGCGCTATCTTTCCTTTATCCTTAACAATGAAGTCGTTTTCGGAGCAGGCCCAGCGGGCACAGGTAAGACCTATCTCGCGATGGCTGCTGCCCTCCAGTCACTCATCAACGGCGAAGTAGAAAAAATCATCCTAACGCGCCCAGCTGTGGAGGCAGGTGAAGCCCTCGGATTTCTTCCCGGCGATCTCGAGGAGAAAATCCTTCCCTATTTGCGTCCGCTCTATGACGCCATGTATGACATGCTGGGAAAAGAAGATACCCACCGCCTCATGGAGCGCGGGAACATTGAGATCGCTCCTTTAGCCTACATGCGTGGCCGCACCCTTTCCAATGCCTATATCCTTCTAGACGAAGCCCAGAACACCACTCCGGAACAGATGATCATGTTCCTGACACGTTTGGGACAAAATGCGCGGATGATTATTACAGGAGACATTTCTCAGGTCGACTTACCTCGGCAACGCATGTCGGGACTAAAAGAGGCAGTGCATGTCCTCGCAAACGTGGGCGGCATCAAAGTATTCTACTTCGATAAGAGCGACGTAGTGCGGCACCCTCTGGTCCAAAAAATCATCAATGCTTACGAACGCCACCAGTCCTCGCCCGGCCGAAGCGATTTTGTGAACCTCTAG
- a CDS encoding HIT domain-containing protein, producing the protein MNHLHAHWRMEYVAAPKDSKGGADTFSCMYGENNDEENLILHRGPHTFIIMNKYPYNAGHLLVLPNRQVAQLEDLSCEERTEIMERIMHAKAILSQALNPHGFNVGFNLGHSGGAGIPEHLHAHVVPRWDGDTNFMPVLNETRVLPVSLQTLFKRMKPFVESTDTV; encoded by the coding sequence ATGAATCATCTGCACGCACACTGGCGCATGGAATACGTAGCTGCCCCCAAGGACAGCAAGGGTGGAGCGGACACGTTCAGCTGTATGTATGGAGAAAATAATGACGAGGAAAACCTCATCCTGCATCGGGGTCCTCATACATTCATTATCATGAACAAGTATCCCTACAACGCTGGACACCTGCTTGTTTTGCCGAATCGCCAGGTTGCCCAGCTCGAAGACCTTTCTTGCGAGGAACGGACAGAGATCATGGAACGCATTATGCATGCGAAGGCCATCCTCTCACAAGCGCTCAATCCACACGGCTTCAATGTCGGCTTTAACCTTGGCCATTCCGGCGGCGCCGGAATTCCTGAGCATCTTCACGCACATGTTGTTCCTCGATGGGACGGCGACACAAACTTCATGCCGGTGTTGAACGAGACTCGCGTTCTGCCCGTTTCCCTTCAAACTCTCTTCAAGCGTATGAAACCTTTTGTAGAGTCCACAGATACCGTTTGA
- a CDS encoding exosortase/archaeosortase family protein, translated as MAESTPVPKASEIPGARVTFSSLPDMTRYATFVMLAFVGFIIYDQLYWWRIDEEYSFGYLVPFFVGFVIYDRWARIKTVFDTGHLHRTDPDDSSKWLKVEKGLLGRVPEWGQKLVSFIFICALILGVVSFAFGALLRALQAPQNPASLSISWGAAWVMLSLVYFFSDETVHGTRIAWAERMRTVGVFIFPAFIWIISAPLLSVVENRISLFLLARVTEIVFGIFDFLGFAMVREGNILVLPKGQVGVEDACSGIRSMTACLFAGSFLGAVFLRSFLKKCLLIIAALCLAFFTNILRSLFLTGWAYAYGSDAIEGLVHDVAGYAVLGLTCIGLLILLPIFELRLEWSDDEQDDMDGTNPAS; from the coding sequence ATGGCTGAATCCACCCCTGTTCCGAAAGCGAGTGAAATCCCAGGAGCGCGTGTCACCTTCTCTTCACTGCCAGATATGACGCGGTATGCGACCTTTGTCATGTTGGCGTTTGTAGGTTTCATTATCTATGACCAGTTATATTGGTGGCGAATTGATGAAGAATACAGTTTTGGATACTTGGTGCCATTTTTTGTCGGCTTTGTCATCTACGACCGTTGGGCGCGTATAAAGACCGTCTTCGACACCGGCCATCTGCATCGTACTGACCCCGATGATTCGTCGAAATGGCTTAAGGTCGAAAAGGGTCTATTAGGACGCGTTCCCGAGTGGGGGCAAAAATTGGTGAGCTTTATTTTTATCTGTGCCTTAATACTCGGAGTAGTCAGTTTTGCTTTCGGGGCGCTGCTTAGGGCTTTGCAGGCCCCTCAAAACCCGGCCTCGCTATCGATTTCTTGGGGTGCCGCATGGGTGATGTTGTCGCTCGTATATTTCTTCTCAGACGAGACAGTGCACGGCACACGTATTGCCTGGGCTGAAAGGATGCGGACAGTTGGCGTCTTTATCTTTCCAGCTTTCATCTGGATTATCTCTGCTCCGTTACTGAGTGTCGTGGAAAATAGGATCAGCTTGTTCCTGCTGGCTCGCGTGACAGAGATCGTGTTTGGAATTTTTGACTTCCTAGGATTCGCGATGGTGCGCGAGGGTAATATTTTAGTGTTGCCGAAGGGTCAGGTAGGAGTCGAAGACGCGTGTTCCGGAATTCGTTCAATGACTGCGTGTCTCTTTGCAGGATCCTTCTTGGGAGCGGTCTTCCTGCGCAGTTTCTTAAAAAAGTGCCTGCTTATCATAGCTGCACTCTGCCTAGCTTTTTTCACGAATATTCTGCGGTCCTTGTTTCTGACTGGCTGGGCCTATGCCTATGGCTCGGATGCTATCGAAGGATTGGTCCACGATGTGGCCGGATATGCCGTACTGGGACTGACCTGTATCGGCCTACTTATTTTGCTCCCAATCTTCGAGTTGCGTCTCGAATGGTCCGACGACGAGCAAGATGACATGGATGGCACAAATCCCGCATCCTGA
- a CDS encoding response regulator: MTFAFALTFTCLITALGLATFFHKRSRAVAGENLELRDHLIGLQDRLDQFDEQQNAEFPMDRFLLRIVHEMRTPLNAIKGTIGMVEESDLDRHQQQLVRMIRLGNDNLSALLDDIQRFSRIESGLESSVKSEFDPRELVESAVGQQWSPLGNKAVEVIYTLNESVPHRLNGDAEHIAQILNSFLANAVKFTRRGIISITVGFESLEESEAELTISVKDTGIGISKEHLKEIFNPVVADDGDQGEIVVSGFGNYLSQRICSIMGGSMWVDSEEYVGSTFSFKVPVSNVAGERPSIDLKGLVRVAIVSQSEAYREFLSALTQLADVQVKAYPELAEMFKDASAEAWSEETALIIDADMWEGRGVDQDRDFENLKTLLARLVTVASPTAWKRVRGHEVLQRTAILPKPVTGAALFDRLATARSPLSITNELKKSRGNDNVETEKTSTKNLQILIAEDNKVNQQVTQLLLGRLGLKGDVAEDGCEVLEKLQENHYDVILMDINMPNMNGIDTAREIFHRFPNPEDRPVVIALTAAVTTATQAACREVGMKGFISKPVKLSVLQKALQSVKDPIATQ; the protein is encoded by the coding sequence ATGACGTTTGCTTTTGCACTGACCTTCACATGCCTAATCACCGCACTCGGGCTGGCAACTTTCTTTCATAAACGTTCCCGAGCTGTCGCGGGCGAAAACCTTGAGCTGCGCGATCATTTGATAGGACTGCAAGACCGTCTTGATCAGTTTGATGAACAGCAGAATGCGGAGTTTCCCATGGACCGTTTTCTACTACGGATTGTTCATGAAATGCGGACGCCGCTCAACGCGATCAAGGGTACCATCGGCATGGTAGAAGAAAGCGATCTAGATCGTCATCAACAGCAGTTGGTGAGGATGATTCGTCTTGGTAATGATAACCTTTCCGCATTGCTCGATGATATCCAAAGATTCTCAAGGATCGAAAGTGGTCTAGAAAGCTCGGTAAAAAGTGAATTTGATCCGAGAGAACTGGTAGAGTCAGCTGTCGGCCAGCAATGGTCGCCTCTGGGCAATAAGGCGGTGGAGGTGATTTATACCCTCAATGAATCTGTGCCACACCGCTTAAATGGGGATGCCGAGCACATTGCTCAGATTTTGAATAGTTTCCTCGCGAATGCAGTGAAGTTTACGCGACGTGGTATTATTTCCATCACTGTTGGCTTTGAAAGCCTTGAAGAGTCCGAAGCTGAGCTCACAATTTCGGTCAAGGATACTGGAATCGGTATTTCGAAAGAGCACCTCAAAGAGATTTTTAACCCGGTCGTTGCTGACGATGGAGACCAGGGGGAGATTGTTGTCAGTGGATTCGGCAATTACCTCAGTCAGCGCATTTGTTCGATTATGGGCGGAAGCATGTGGGTAGATAGTGAGGAATACGTCGGGAGCACATTTTCATTCAAGGTGCCCGTTTCAAACGTGGCGGGTGAACGCCCATCGATTGATCTCAAAGGCCTGGTCCGCGTGGCCATTGTCAGCCAGAGCGAAGCGTATCGTGAATTTTTGAGTGCATTGACCCAATTAGCTGACGTCCAGGTTAAGGCTTATCCTGAATTGGCTGAGATGTTCAAAGACGCGAGCGCTGAAGCTTGGTCTGAAGAAACGGCCCTGATTATCGACGCAGACATGTGGGAGGGTCGCGGTGTGGATCAAGACCGGGACTTCGAAAACTTGAAAACCCTCCTGGCGCGACTAGTAACTGTAGCTTCACCCACTGCATGGAAGCGTGTGCGTGGTCACGAAGTATTACAGCGCACGGCGATTTTACCAAAGCCGGTTACAGGGGCTGCGCTTTTTGATCGACTCGCCACTGCGCGGTCACCGCTTTCAATAACCAACGAGCTCAAAAAATCCCGTGGTAACGACAACGTCGAAACTGAGAAGACTTCCACAAAGAACCTGCAAATTCTCATCGCCGAGGATAACAAGGTAAACCAGCAAGTAACCCAATTGCTACTGGGTCGACTGGGGCTAAAAGGCGACGTTGCTGAAGACGGCTGTGAAGTATTGGAGAAACTTCAAGAGAACCATTACGATGTGATACTCATGGATATCAATATGCCCAATATGAATGGCATCGATACGGCACGAGAGATTTTCCACCGTTTTCCCAATCCAGAAGACCGCCCTGTCGTCATCGCACTCACCGCCGCAGTGACGACAGCCACGCAAGCCGCATGTCGTGAAGTTGGTATGAAAGGTTTTATTTCAAAACCAGTTAAATTATCGGTCTTGCAGAAAGCACTTCAATCGGTGAAGGATCCAATCGCCACGCAGTAA
- a CDS encoding response regulator, with translation MSEAIKILLVEDDVMSSQYYKKMLGSRGYTVLPPASNGLEALKAAREIRPDLVIMDINIEGEIDGIETASRLKSEFNVPIIYATGSSEEEIITRAKSTADAYLLKPFTRRDLLITIDVALAKKEVEGRLRDSEARLATILSSIGNGVIAADASGKIVYFNDSAEVITGVILEKALGQGLESVIELRDPMTRERVSNFYENIPVLHHTANIPHAELITQSQTNRHVSVQLSPIFGEDDMPNGQVCVIVDITEQMESDDQLRTLGHALESINDAVLITDAATDEDNACPMVVFANKAFERIFGYETEEILYAPLSQLYGTDTDQCFIRNIQDAVHANHSFSLEVKLQHKSGDPICVEVSFSPVDDFSGGVSKFVAILRDVTHLRQLEEGVRQSQKIEAVGRLASGIAHDFNNLLSVINSYSDLLMVKFDDDDPTRKHLEQIFLAGRRGSDLVSKLMAFSRKETDDTQHIDLCSILHDIEGILTRVVREDIQLSINIRTQSAPTLAERSSVEQAIVNMVVNARDAITAIGEISLTLDTVEMTEKDFASEKNCPPGHYQRIAISDNGSGIDEGTLEKIFDPFFTTKDIGKGTGLGLSLVYSLMKRIGGDIQVKSTLGEGTQFLLYFPEVLEVDSTIRPIEHETPINEEELTKANGEKILIVEDDPIFGDCISSLLSLRGYDVISAENGVDAIERHQSEFPELSLVITDVVMPKMSGVDLAHKILETKSDARIIFMTGYDEDLETQYDLPKASLILQKPVSLKKVLEIVGETVGGN, from the coding sequence ATGTCTGAAGCCATCAAGATTCTGCTAGTTGAGGACGATGTTATGTCGTCCCAATACTACAAGAAGATGCTAGGCAGCCGTGGTTACACCGTCTTGCCTCCAGCGAGCAATGGACTGGAAGCCCTCAAGGCTGCTCGAGAGATCCGGCCAGACTTGGTAATCATGGACATCAACATCGAGGGCGAGATCGACGGGATCGAAACGGCATCCCGGCTCAAGAGCGAATTTAATGTCCCCATTATTTACGCGACGGGCAGCTCTGAAGAAGAGATAATTACCCGGGCGAAATCAACGGCCGATGCCTACTTACTCAAGCCATTCACACGACGCGATCTGCTGATCACCATCGATGTGGCTTTGGCAAAAAAAGAGGTGGAAGGGCGGTTGCGCGATAGTGAGGCGCGTTTGGCCACGATCCTGTCCAGCATCGGGAATGGAGTCATAGCGGCAGATGCGTCGGGAAAAATCGTTTATTTCAATGACAGTGCTGAGGTGATTACGGGTGTGATCCTAGAGAAGGCGTTAGGCCAAGGCCTGGAGTCAGTCATCGAACTACGTGATCCCATGACACGGGAGCGGGTCTCGAATTTCTATGAAAATATCCCCGTCCTACATCACACGGCTAACATCCCCCACGCTGAGTTAATCACTCAAAGCCAGACAAACCGTCATGTATCGGTACAACTTTCCCCGATTTTTGGAGAAGACGATATGCCTAACGGCCAAGTCTGCGTGATCGTCGACATCACTGAGCAGATGGAGAGCGATGACCAACTCCGCACGCTGGGACACGCCCTTGAGTCTATTAACGATGCAGTCCTCATCACCGATGCAGCAACCGATGAAGACAACGCGTGCCCGATGGTGGTTTTTGCGAACAAAGCATTCGAACGCATCTTTGGCTACGAGACAGAGGAAATCCTCTACGCTCCGCTTTCGCAGCTTTACGGTACAGACACAGATCAATGCTTCATCCGTAACATCCAAGATGCGGTGCATGCGAACCACTCGTTCTCCCTAGAGGTAAAACTTCAACATAAGTCGGGCGATCCAATCTGTGTCGAGGTGAGCTTCTCTCCAGTAGATGACTTCTCTGGAGGAGTTTCAAAATTTGTGGCGATCCTTCGCGATGTAACCCATCTTAGACAACTCGAAGAAGGCGTCAGGCAAAGTCAAAAGATCGAGGCAGTGGGGCGCCTCGCTTCGGGCATCGCACACGACTTCAACAATTTGTTATCTGTCATCAATTCTTATTCTGACCTTCTCATGGTTAAGTTCGATGATGACGACCCGACGCGAAAGCACCTCGAACAAATTTTTCTAGCCGGCCGCCGGGGCTCAGACCTGGTGTCAAAGCTCATGGCGTTCAGCCGTAAGGAGACAGACGACACGCAGCACATCGATCTCTGCTCGATTCTTCACGATATCGAGGGCATCCTAACACGAGTCGTTCGCGAAGACATCCAGCTATCGATTAATATTCGGACTCAATCTGCACCTACACTTGCAGAACGCTCAAGTGTGGAACAAGCCATTGTGAATATGGTGGTCAATGCCCGCGACGCTATTACAGCAATCGGCGAAATATCTCTCACGCTGGACACTGTTGAGATGACCGAAAAAGACTTTGCTTCGGAGAAGAATTGTCCACCCGGTCACTACCAACGTATTGCAATCAGCGATAATGGCTCTGGAATCGACGAAGGTACTCTCGAGAAAATCTTTGATCCGTTTTTCACCACCAAAGACATCGGAAAAGGCACCGGACTAGGTCTGTCCTTAGTTTACAGCCTGATGAAACGAATCGGCGGAGATATCCAGGTAAAATCCACTCTCGGCGAAGGCACTCAGTTTCTTCTCTATTTCCCCGAGGTACTCGAAGTGGATTCGACGATCCGACCAATTGAACATGAGACACCCATCAATGAGGAGGAATTGACGAAGGCGAACGGCGAGAAGATTTTAATCGTCGAAGACGATCCGATCTTTGGAGATTGTATATCCAGCCTCTTGAGCCTGCGCGGCTACGATGTCATCTCAGCTGAGAACGGAGTCGACGCGATAGAACGCCATCAATCCGAATTTCCCGAACTATCGCTCGTGATAACCGATGTCGTCATGCCTAAAATGTCTGGAGTCGATCTGGCCCACAAGATCCTTGAGACAAAAAGTGACGCTAGGATCATATTTATGACGGGCTATGACGAAGATCTTGAGACTCAGTACGACTTACCCAAAGCATCGCTTATTCTCCAAAAACCTGTCTCGTTAAAAAAGGTTCTCGAGATTGTCGGTGAGACTGTCGGCGGTAACTAG
- a CDS encoding DUF115 domain-containing protein codes for MNATRQVVIFGSGLRGKEVLNQLPPSDQVLFFVDNESALHGQTVSGHPIYPVEVLAEAEFDTVVIATRGNQAAYCQLVEMGIDRNNIISPLMSEDNLDRLSNLRNAHKGDTIFIVGNGDSLSNEDLERIADTGHPSIAFNDIFQRFNQTSFRPSYYVVEDPIFARENPHQILNMKHVTKLFPEQIIGTFPPADDIVYYGLNEEISPTSSSYFSESPLNFGFGATVVYPALQLAVYMGARKIYLVGIDFTCGDLEALPRELRAIAANGCATERIYGECRKDEHWVEAHQRYAIKAFRTAQRFAAYRGISIMNASRGGQLEVYPRVRIETILQH; via the coding sequence ATGAACGCCACACGCCAAGTAGTCATTTTCGGATCCGGTCTCCGGGGGAAGGAAGTCCTCAATCAGCTTCCTCCGAGTGATCAGGTGCTGTTCTTTGTAGACAACGAAAGTGCACTTCATGGGCAGACCGTATCGGGACATCCGATCTATCCGGTAGAGGTATTGGCGGAAGCAGAATTCGATACCGTTGTCATCGCTACGCGAGGTAACCAAGCTGCTTACTGCCAGCTTGTTGAAATGGGTATCGATCGGAATAACATTATCTCGCCGCTGATGAGTGAGGATAACCTCGACCGACTTTCCAACCTACGGAATGCCCACAAAGGAGACACCATCTTCATCGTCGGCAACGGCGACAGTCTGTCTAACGAAGATCTTGAGCGCATCGCGGACACGGGCCACCCATCCATAGCATTTAACGACATTTTTCAGCGGTTCAATCAAACCTCATTCCGCCCATCTTATTACGTCGTAGAGGATCCTATCTTTGCCCGGGAAAACCCGCACCAAATCCTTAACATGAAGCATGTGACGAAGCTCTTCCCTGAGCAAATCATCGGCACATTTCCTCCGGCTGACGACATTGTATATTATGGGCTAAACGAAGAAATCAGCCCAACAAGTTCATCCTACTTCTCAGAATCCCCCCTCAATTTCGGATTTGGTGCCACCGTAGTATATCCAGCCCTACAGCTTGCGGTCTATATGGGCGCCCGAAAAATCTATCTGGTTGGCATCGACTTCACTTGCGGCGACTTAGAGGCCCTACCACGCGAGCTCAGAGCGATTGCTGCCAATGGCTGTGCCACTGAACGCATCTATGGAGAGTGCCGCAAAGACGAACACTGGGTAGAGGCACATCAGCGTTACGCGATCAAGGCATTCCGTACGGCACAGCGTTTCGCGGCATATCGGGGTATTTCGATCATGAATGCCTCGCGCGGTGGTCAGCTGGAAGTCTATCCACGCGTGCGTATCGAAACGATACTGCAACACTAG